Proteins from a single region of Oreochromis niloticus isolate F11D_XX linkage group LG7, O_niloticus_UMD_NMBU, whole genome shotgun sequence:
- the fnbp1b gene encoding LOW QUALITY PROTEIN: formin-binding protein 1 (The sequence of the model RefSeq protein was modified relative to this genomic sequence to represent the inferred CDS: inserted 1 base in 1 codon): MLEERMGDCWSRTKDQFDNLEKHTQWGIEFVEKYTKFVKERSEIETNYAKQIRNLSKKYQPKKNSKEEEESKYTFCRAFLTTLNELNDYAGQHEVISEDLTSHIITELTRYLQELKTERKSHFHDGRKAQQHIESSWKQLEASKKRFERECKEAERAQQYFEKMDADINVTKADVEKARQQAQMRHQMANDSKSEYAAYLQKFNQEQNEHYYTVIPNIFQKLQDMEEKRIERISVCMKKFADVDRQVLPIVGKCLDGMTNAAESIEPKADSKQVVESFKSGFEPPGDVEFEDYGQAMKRTVSETSLSNTKESKEKPGGKTKGKLWPFIKNKNKLMSLLTXPHQPPPAPPASSPPSPSAVPNDPQSPKQHKEPLSHRLNDFMASKPKMHCLRSLRRGLSLKLGSVPEDFSHLPPEQRRKKLQGKIDELSKDIQKEMDQRDALTKMKDVYIKNPQMGDPASVDPRLTEIGQNIEKLQSEVQKFEGWLAEVEERMPSKSDSQRKSGLYETQNSTTVSNNCAQDRESPDGSYTEEQNSEVQVKAQPIPTPTTTTEFDDEFDDEEVLPTIGTCKALYPFEGHNEGTISVAEGELLYVIEEDKGDGWTRVRRNEDEEGYVPTSYVEVFLETNAKGAMTYI, from the exons ATGTTAGAAGAGAGGATGGGAGATTGTTGGAGCCGCACTAAG GATCAGTTTGACAACTTGGAAAAGCATACACAGTGGGGGATCGAGTTTGTGGAAAAGTACACCAAATTTGTCAAGGAGAGATCAGAAATTGAAACCAACTATGCAAAACAGATTAG GAATCTATCAAAGAAATATCAGCCCAAGAAGAActccaaagaagaagaagagagcaa GTACACCTTCTGTCGAGCCTTCCTAACAACACTGAACGAGTTAAATGATTATGCAGGTCAACACGAGGTTATTTCTGAGGACCTGACATCTCATATCATCACCGAACTTACGCGCTACCTACAAGAACTCAAGACTGAGAGAAAATCG CACTTCCATGATGGGCGTAAGGCACAGCAGCACATTGAAAGCTCGTGGAAACAGCTGGAAGCG AGTAAAAAACGGTTTGAGAGGGAGTGTAAAGAGGCAGAAAGAGCACAGCAGTACTTTGAGAAGATGGATGCTGACATTAACGTGACTAAGGCTGACGTGGAAAAG GCACGGCAGCAAGCTCAGATGAGGCACCAGATGGCTAATGACAGTAAGAGTGAATACGCCGCCTACCTGCAGAAGTTCAACCAGGAACAGAATGAACATTACTATACAGTTATTCCCAACATATTCCAG AAACTTCAAGACATGGAGGAGAAAAGAATTGAGAGGATATCGGTGTGCATGAAGAAATTTGCAGACGTGGATCGCCAGGTGCTGCCCATTGTGGGAAAATGTTTAGATGGCATGACAAATGCTGCCGAGTCCATTGAGCCCAAGGCT GACTCTAAGCAGGTGGTGGAGTCCTTCAAGTCCGGTTTCGAGCCCCCAGGAGATGTAGAGTTTGAGGACTATGGCCAGGCCATGAAGAGGACAGTATCTGAAACCAGCCTGTCCAACACCAAAGAGAGCAAAGAGAAGCCTGGTGGCAAGACCAAAGGCAAACTGTGGCCTTTCATTAAGAACAAGAACAAG CTTATGTCCCTGTTAA TCCCCCACCAGCCCCCACCTGCCCCCCCAGCCTCATCCCCACCCTCACCCTCTGCTGTTCCCAACGACCCCCAGTCTCCCAAGCAGCACAAGGAGCCCCTCTCCCACCGCCTCAACGACTTCATGGCCTCCAAACCCAAAATGCACTGCCTCCGGAGCCTGAGGCGAGgg CTTTCTCTCAAGCTG ggttCTGTACCGGAGGACTTCAGTCACCTGCCGCcagagcagaggaggaagaagttGCAGGGCAAGATCGATGAGCTGAGTAAAGACATACAAAAAGAAATGGACCAGAG AGATGCTCTGACCAAGATGAAAGACGTGTATATAAAGAACCCTCAGATGGGAGACCCGGCCAGTGTCGACCCCCGGCTAACAGAAATAGGTCAAAACATTGAGAAGCTCCAGTCTGAAGTACAGAAATTTGAA GGCTGGTTagcagaggtggaggagaggaTGCCGTCTAAGAGTGATTCACAGCGGAAAAGCGGACTCTATGAGACCCAGAATAGCACAACAGTGAGCAACAACTGTGCACAGGACAGAGAGAG CCCGGATGGCAGCTACACAGAGGAGCAGAATTCAGAGGTTCAGGTCAAAGCCCAACCCATCCCCACCCCAACCACCACAACGGAGTTCGATGACGAGTTTGATGATGAGGAGGTCCTGCCTACCATCGGCACCTGCAAAGCCTTGTATCCCTTCGAAG GTCATAACGAGGGCACCATCTCCGTGGCTGAGGGCGAGCTGTTGTACGTCATAGAAGAAGACAAAGGAGATGGCTGGACACGCGTGCGGAGGAACGAGGATGAGGAGGGATACGTGCCCACATCCTACGTTGAAGTGTTTTTGGAAACGAATGCCAAAGGTGCTATGACATACATTTAA